In the Piscinibacter sp. XHJ-5 genome, one interval contains:
- a CDS encoding tetratricopeptide repeat protein, translating to MTRPDDPVQLLQVAPAALPADAAREQALLDTVRDLSWRGRYLDAQALLPQLQALPDVEAAIHAARIVGHLGARREGEARVIHLWRSRRDDAQVLVEMVRALAYRRGPFRAWRCMQTRPLPATADAETVADWHSLRAFVLGSLRDFDGAARAHREALELHRDEAWLHVEWSYVCEQRDAYGEAVAAAEHALALRPGYRAALQALAHLYTLVGRDDDALALLRRSLTESQASGLAMQLLELQIERGEHTDAAHTLAEMERFSPLADKALRGWIHARRADLALSLGRRDEAREQARQAGGDFYERLAARLDAPVAVARRVVLPVGFVRQHAQTCAPATLATLSRYWGHEAAHLEIAEKICYDGTPNHSERHWAQDQGFVVREFTVDWDTACRLVDAGVPFTLTTVHTASAHLQAVIGYDALRGTLLIRDPFKRTHNEFGATALFESHRATGPRGMLLIAAPQAHRIAGIELPEAAIWDGSHAVMAALSRHRRDEAQAALQRLAAVHPQHRLTLLAQRALAAYDNDPPGELAITERLLAQHPDDVNLRLAKASLLAQVGSREQQAAWWQHLVDGPRADPVILTRYADFLSDDGREHRRARQLYEQALDRQPTHAPAWAGLAHTTWQRGQRSQARELSYLAACLAETNESLAETHFRSCRFLGQAADGIAFLRARVDRLGAASSAPAMTLFAQLDALERSTEAFVVLDEAIARRPQDGSLLLFAADAHLRCGRHAESQALLARAEPHAYRPAWLRLKARWLRESLDAAGALECARQAGEIDPRDVGLHRLVAALLAQREGRAAALAYLRRAAADHPQHLDLQQMVVGWLGPQERDEAIALLRGMVQRHPAHAWAQRELAFKLSLAQQHEAAWAAASAALAVAPQQTHTHSTLGFVRLREGRLDEARRHLRDAIALSVDNDYAIGTLIDLEPTLAQRRASLQFVRDELQRQVTLGDALLTYQEAAQATLDAAELQAVLEDMLAAREDLWQAWAAVAIQRIRNGQQAEAARLLAQAIERFPLVPRLHVEQARAAILRGDREAGRRSLRQALQMAPAWERPVRLFVETVMDEGVGFERALPVLDAALHRDPELADLRALRARIRWRMGEREAARAELQATLQQEPALRWAWELFDDIARQSGEAGATHRLALEVATGHPGSVAAWLRVADYAPDNDAALAATERALAVEPRHEAAFEARLKVLYRARRFDEIAAALAGASWPQGLPAGIAAFEARLARADGRHADAVAAMRRLLESDASHYWLWQELADWHDEKNEDRDYLAAAGHLVRLAPNHSVAHAYLGHAQAKCGDGAAALQHFARALELDPAYLFAGLRLADLQLDAKDADAARRTLQTLRAHHGGAQVALRELRLAVLADDRDAAARSLAEVASRRDEGPAACEAALEAMTGAGWTKLALQVIAATVARGPCARPATRFWLARLESGWLPGSHTRALMRALESDPSHSLKSDLLGELAKQPDAFLLGALLRRFGPVLRADAECWGMLGYLHVEHGRHARATRWMADWRQRADAPSWALDNLALAWRERGRDDVAREVTERSLSIDPDNDDALTWRAVDAALADRLDELRLLLARLDRGTPRPFFRALLELARSYLEAASAGDSRLAVGPFARMRADLRGRSIKARLLRQLGAQLVRRHTPAWARPWRWLQLARPL from the coding sequence ATGACGCGGCCCGACGATCCCGTCCAACTGCTGCAGGTCGCGCCCGCGGCGCTGCCGGCCGATGCCGCGCGCGAGCAGGCCCTGCTCGACACCGTGCGCGATTTGAGCTGGCGCGGACGCTACCTCGACGCACAGGCGCTGCTGCCCCAGCTGCAGGCCCTGCCCGACGTCGAGGCGGCGATCCACGCGGCGCGCATCGTCGGCCATCTCGGCGCGCGGCGCGAGGGCGAGGCGCGCGTGATCCACCTGTGGCGGTCTCGCCGCGACGACGCGCAGGTGCTGGTCGAGATGGTGCGCGCGCTGGCGTACCGGCGCGGGCCGTTCCGGGCCTGGCGATGCATGCAGACGCGGCCGCTGCCGGCCACCGCCGATGCCGAGACGGTTGCCGACTGGCATTCGCTGCGCGCCTTCGTCCTCGGCTCGCTGCGCGACTTCGACGGCGCGGCGCGCGCACACCGTGAGGCGCTCGAGCTGCATCGCGACGAAGCCTGGCTGCATGTCGAATGGAGCTATGTCTGCGAGCAGCGCGATGCCTACGGGGAAGCCGTCGCGGCCGCCGAGCACGCGCTGGCGCTGCGCCCGGGCTACCGCGCCGCCCTGCAGGCGCTGGCGCACCTGTACACGCTGGTCGGCCGCGATGACGACGCGCTGGCGCTGCTGCGCCGGTCGCTCACCGAGTCGCAGGCCAGCGGCCTGGCGATGCAGCTGCTCGAGCTGCAGATCGAGCGCGGCGAGCACACCGACGCGGCGCACACGCTGGCCGAGATGGAGCGGTTCTCGCCGCTGGCGGACAAGGCCCTGCGCGGGTGGATCCATGCACGGCGCGCCGACCTGGCCCTGTCGCTCGGCCGTAGGGACGAGGCGCGCGAACAGGCGCGGCAGGCCGGCGGCGACTTCTACGAGCGCCTGGCCGCCCGTCTGGACGCGCCAGTGGCCGTTGCGCGCCGCGTCGTGCTGCCCGTGGGCTTCGTGCGCCAGCATGCCCAGACCTGCGCGCCGGCGACGCTCGCCACGCTGAGCCGCTACTGGGGCCACGAGGCGGCCCATCTCGAGATCGCCGAGAAGATCTGCTACGACGGCACGCCCAACCACAGCGAACGGCACTGGGCGCAGGACCAGGGCTTCGTGGTGCGCGAGTTCACCGTCGACTGGGACACCGCCTGCCGGCTCGTCGATGCCGGCGTGCCGTTCACGCTGACCACGGTTCACACCGCTTCCGCGCACCTGCAGGCGGTGATCGGCTACGACGCGCTGCGCGGCACGCTGCTGATCCGCGATCCGTTCAAGCGCACCCACAACGAGTTCGGGGCGACGGCGCTGTTCGAATCGCACCGGGCGACGGGCCCGCGCGGCATGCTGCTGATCGCCGCGCCGCAGGCGCATCGCATCGCCGGCATCGAGCTGCCCGAGGCCGCGATCTGGGACGGCTCCCATGCGGTGATGGCCGCGCTGAGCCGCCACCGGCGCGACGAAGCGCAGGCGGCGCTGCAGCGGCTCGCCGCCGTGCATCCGCAGCATCGCCTCACGCTGTTGGCGCAGCGGGCGCTCGCCGCCTACGACAACGACCCGCCCGGCGAGCTCGCGATCACCGAGCGGCTGCTGGCGCAGCATCCCGACGACGTGAACCTTCGCCTGGCGAAGGCGTCGCTGCTGGCACAGGTGGGCAGCCGCGAACAGCAGGCGGCGTGGTGGCAGCACCTGGTCGACGGCCCGCGCGCCGACCCGGTCATCCTGACGCGCTACGCCGACTTCCTGTCGGACGACGGGCGCGAGCACCGCCGCGCGCGCCAGCTGTATGAGCAGGCCCTGGACCGCCAGCCGACCCATGCGCCGGCCTGGGCCGGGCTGGCGCACACCACCTGGCAGCGCGGCCAGCGGTCGCAGGCGCGCGAGCTGTCGTATCTGGCGGCCTGCCTCGCCGAGACGAACGAGAGCCTGGCCGAGACGCATTTCCGAAGCTGCCGTTTCCTGGGCCAGGCCGCCGACGGCATTGCGTTCCTGCGCGCGCGTGTCGATCGGCTGGGCGCGGCGTCGTCGGCACCGGCGATGACGCTGTTCGCGCAGCTCGATGCGCTGGAGCGCAGCACCGAGGCCTTCGTCGTGCTCGACGAGGCGATCGCGCGGCGTCCACAGGACGGCTCCCTGCTGCTGTTCGCCGCCGATGCCCACCTGCGCTGCGGCCGCCACGCCGAGTCGCAGGCGCTGCTGGCGCGTGCCGAGCCGCATGCCTACCGCCCGGCCTGGCTGCGCCTGAAGGCGCGCTGGCTGCGCGAGAGCCTCGATGCCGCCGGCGCGCTGGAATGCGCTCGCCAGGCGGGCGAGATCGATCCGCGCGACGTCGGCCTGCACCGCCTGGTGGCCGCGCTGCTGGCCCAGCGTGAAGGCCGCGCCGCCGCGCTGGCCTACCTTCGCCGCGCCGCTGCCGATCATCCGCAGCACCTCGACCTGCAGCAGATGGTCGTCGGCTGGCTCGGGCCGCAGGAGCGCGACGAGGCGATCGCGCTGCTGCGCGGCATGGTGCAGCGGCATCCGGCGCACGCCTGGGCCCAGCGCGAGCTGGCTTTCAAGCTGAGCCTCGCCCAGCAGCACGAGGCCGCCTGGGCCGCCGCCAGCGCCGCACTGGCCGTCGCGCCGCAGCAGACGCACACCCATTCCACCCTCGGCTTCGTGCGGCTGCGCGAGGGCCGGCTGGACGAGGCACGCCGCCACCTGCGCGACGCGATTGCGCTGTCGGTCGACAACGACTACGCCATCGGCACGCTGATCGACCTGGAGCCGACGCTGGCGCAGCGGCGCGCCTCGCTGCAGTTCGTGCGCGACGAGCTGCAGCGCCAGGTGACGCTCGGCGATGCCCTGCTGACCTACCAGGAAGCGGCGCAGGCGACGCTGGACGCGGCCGAGCTGCAGGCGGTGCTCGAGGACATGCTCGCGGCGCGCGAAGACCTGTGGCAGGCCTGGGCCGCGGTCGCGATCCAGCGGATACGCAACGGTCAGCAGGCCGAGGCGGCCCGTCTGCTCGCTCAGGCGATCGAGCGCTTCCCGCTGGTGCCGCGGCTGCATGTGGAGCAGGCGCGCGCGGCCATCCTGCGCGGCGACCGCGAGGCCGGCCGGCGCAGCCTGCGGCAGGCGCTGCAGATGGCGCCGGCGTGGGAGCGTCCGGTGCGCCTGTTCGTCGAGACGGTGATGGACGAAGGCGTGGGCTTCGAGCGCGCGCTGCCGGTGCTGGACGCCGCGCTGCATCGCGATCCCGAGCTCGCCGACCTGCGCGCCTTGCGGGCGCGCATCCGCTGGCGCATGGGCGAGCGCGAGGCGGCGCGCGCCGAACTGCAGGCCACGCTGCAGCAGGAGCCGGCGCTGCGCTGGGCCTGGGAGCTGTTCGACGACATCGCCCGGCAGTCGGGCGAAGCCGGCGCAACGCATCGGCTGGCGCTGGAGGTGGCCACCGGGCATCCGGGCAGCGTGGCCGCCTGGCTGCGCGTGGCCGACTACGCGCCCGACAACGACGCGGCGCTCGCCGCCACCGAGCGGGCGCTGGCCGTCGAGCCGCGCCACGAGGCGGCTTTCGAAGCGCGCCTCAAGGTGCTCTACCGGGCGCGCCGCTTCGACGAGATCGCCGCCGCCCTCGCGGGGGCGTCATGGCCGCAGGGCCTGCCGGCGGGCATTGCGGCGTTCGAAGCCCGGCTGGCCCGCGCCGACGGCCGCCACGCGGACGCGGTGGCCGCCATGCGGCGGCTGCTCGAGAGCGATGCGAGCCACTACTGGCTGTGGCAGGAGCTGGCCGACTGGCACGACGAGAAGAACGAGGACCGCGACTACCTCGCGGCGGCCGGCCACCTGGTGCGCTTGGCGCCCAACCACTCGGTGGCGCACGCCTACCTGGGCCATGCGCAGGCCAAGTGCGGCGACGGCGCGGCGGCATTGCAGCACTTCGCGCGGGCGCTGGAGCTGGACCCGGCCTATCTGTTTGCGGGGTTGCGCCTGGCCGATCTGCAGCTCGACGCCAAAGACGCGGACGCGGCACGCCGCACGCTGCAGACGCTGCGTGCCCACCACGGCGGCGCACAGGTCGCGCTGCGCGAACTGCGCCTCGCCGTGCTGGCCGACGACCGCGATGCGGCCGCGCGCAGCCTCGCCGAGGTCGCCAGCCGGCGCGACGAAGGGCCGGCCGCCTGCGAGGCAGCGCTCGAGGCGATGACCGGCGCCGGCTGGACGAAGCTGGCCCTGCAGGTGATCGCCGCCACTGTCGCAAGGGGCCCGTGCGCGCGGCCGGCGACCCGCTTCTGGCTCGCCCGCCTCGAGTCGGGCTGGCTGCCCGGCAGCCACACGCGGGCGCTGATGCGCGCGCTGGAAAGCGACCCATCGCACTCGCTGAAGTCCGACCTGCTCGGCGAGCTCGCCAAGCAGCCCGATGCCTTCCTGCTGGGCGCGCTGCTGCGGCGCTTCGGGCCCGTGCTGCGCGCCGACGCCGAGTGCTGGGGGATGCTGGGCTACCTCCATGTGGAACACGGCCGGCACGCGAGGGCGACCCGATGGATGGCCGACTGGCGACAGCGCGCCGACGCGCCCTCGTGGGCGTTGGACAATCTCGCCCTCGCCTGGCGCGAGCGCGGCCGCGACGACGTGGCGCGCGAGGTGACCGAGCGCTCGCTGTCGATCGATCCGGACAACGACGATGCGCTGACCTGGCGGGCGGTCGACGCCGCACTGGCCGACCGCCTCGACGAGCTGCGCCTGCTGCTCGCGCGCCTGGACCGCGGCACGCCGCGGCCGTTCTTCCGGGCGCTGCTCGAGCTCGCGCGCAGCTACCTGGAGGCCGCATCGGCGGGGGACAGCCGGCTCGCTGTCGGGCCTTTCGCACGAATGCGCGCCGACCTGCGCGGGCGATCGATCAAGGCGCGCCTGCTGCGCCAGCTCGGCGCACAGCTGGTGCGCCGCCACACGCCGGCGTGGGCGAGGCCCTGGCGGTGGCTGCAGCTCGCGCGGCCGCTGTGA
- a CDS encoding lyase: MPRPDRRAALRAAAAAALAAAWPLRPQAQAPRMQSWPLATPRPTGIHDVAPAPDGGVWYTAQRSGHLGWFDPKSGRSELIALGNGSSPHGVIQGPDKAAWITDGGQNAIVRIGWPDRERRVFALPEGTPYANLNTCAFDGDGDLWFTGQSGVVGKVAVKSGTVTVKNAPRGRGPYGICTTPSGDVWWCSLAGSFIARIDRASGESTVVEPPTPGQGARRVWSDSRGRIWVSEWNSGNVSVHDPAGKRWQRWKLPGDNPRPYAVYVDHRDQVWLSDFGGNSVLRFDPGSEKFEPFVFAREAANVRQILGRSGEVWLPESGTEHISVIRTA; encoded by the coding sequence ATGCCACGCCCCGACCGCCGCGCCGCATTGCGGGCCGCCGCCGCTGCCGCTCTTGCCGCCGCCTGGCCGCTGCGCCCGCAGGCCCAGGCGCCGCGCATGCAATCGTGGCCGCTGGCCACGCCGCGCCCGACCGGCATCCACGACGTTGCGCCGGCGCCCGACGGCGGCGTCTGGTACACGGCGCAGCGCAGCGGCCATCTCGGCTGGTTCGATCCGAAGAGCGGTCGCAGCGAGCTGATCGCGCTGGGCAACGGCTCGTCGCCGCACGGCGTCATCCAGGGGCCGGACAAGGCGGCCTGGATCACCGACGGCGGGCAGAACGCGATCGTGCGCATCGGCTGGCCCGACCGCGAGCGGCGCGTCTTCGCGCTGCCCGAGGGCACGCCGTACGCCAACCTCAACACCTGCGCCTTCGACGGCGACGGCGACCTCTGGTTCACAGGGCAGAGCGGCGTCGTCGGGAAGGTCGCGGTGAAGAGCGGCACGGTCACGGTGAAGAACGCGCCGCGCGGCCGCGGGCCGTACGGCATCTGCACCACGCCGTCGGGTGACGTGTGGTGGTGCTCGCTGGCCGGCAGCTTCATCGCGCGCATCGACCGCGCGAGCGGCGAATCGACGGTCGTCGAGCCGCCGACGCCGGGGCAGGGCGCGCGGCGCGTGTGGAGCGACAGCCGCGGGCGCATCTGGGTCAGCGAATGGAACAGCGGCAACGTCTCGGTGCACGATCCGGCCGGCAAGCGTTGGCAGCGATGGAAGCTTCCCGGCGACAACCCGCGTCCTTATGCGGTCTACGTCGACCACCGCGACCAGGTCTGGCTCAGCGACTTCGGCGGCAACTCGGTGCTGCGTTTCGATCCCGGCAGCGAGAAGTTCGAGCCCTTCGTGTTTGCGCGCGAGGCGGCGAACGTCCGGCAGATCCTCGGACGCAGCGGGGAGGTGTGGCTGCCGGAGAGCGGGACGGAGCACATCTCGGTCATTCGCACGGCGTGA
- a CDS encoding ATP-binding protein: MLDAEALKFPAADDREQPADPADAELAGQVAGEQLRMIFAHSTVGTVIATVFALFLASHVSPVVPRDVLLLWVGLKIGIVLPRMLLAHLYRVRGRPERDVWHRWTVALLALDGACWGLGGAWVMGGHTEIVPVVAASLSCVASIATFGLQVRLAATAAYVVPMIAPTALALLARGDELGLFAGGGLLLFLGVLLSTAQRSERRLAEVFRLRFLTDRIAAERAQALALAKEQSAVKSQFLATMSHEFRTPLHGILGLTRLARAEHADPALKHRLGLIEHSGEHLLRLINDLLDVSRIEAGRVELQEAAFDLAAELDELADVYVVRCDEKELDFAARIDLPSPCWVLGDVTRVRQVLHNLLGNAIKFTARGRIDLQASRRSDGTMEFRVQDSGPGIAEDDLPHIFDAFWQAPDVQAVRGAGAGLGLNIAREISRAMGGEILCESQIGRGTQFVLTLPLPPQPAPRGAETEPVTPDRRELLSRARVLLAEDNDVNALVIQAMLARHDCEVTRVAHGADAVRQAMSEAGRPDVILMDSQMPVMDGLEATRRIRVLELAQGLRRVPIVALTANTADDDRQQCQQAGMDHFVGKPFTEAELLAVLGSCLPQARAL, encoded by the coding sequence ATGCTTGACGCCGAAGCCTTGAAATTTCCCGCCGCCGACGACCGCGAGCAGCCCGCGGACCCCGCCGACGCCGAGCTGGCAGGCCAGGTCGCGGGCGAGCAGCTGCGCATGATCTTCGCCCACTCCACGGTGGGCACCGTCATCGCGACGGTGTTCGCGCTGTTCCTCGCCTCGCATGTCAGCCCGGTGGTGCCGCGCGATGTGCTGCTGCTGTGGGTCGGCCTGAAGATCGGCATCGTGCTGCCGCGCATGCTGCTCGCACACCTGTACCGGGTGCGCGGCCGTCCCGAGCGCGACGTCTGGCATCGGTGGACCGTCGCGCTGCTGGCGCTCGACGGCGCCTGCTGGGGTCTGGGCGGGGCGTGGGTCATGGGCGGACACACCGAGATCGTGCCGGTGGTCGCGGCCAGCCTGTCGTGCGTGGCGTCGATCGCGACCTTCGGCCTGCAGGTCAGGCTGGCGGCCACCGCGGCCTATGTCGTGCCGATGATCGCACCGACCGCGCTGGCGCTGCTGGCGCGCGGCGACGAGCTGGGCCTGTTCGCCGGCGGCGGGCTGCTGCTCTTCCTCGGCGTGCTGCTGTCGACGGCGCAGCGCTCGGAAAGGCGGCTTGCCGAGGTGTTCCGGCTGCGCTTCCTGACCGATCGCATCGCCGCCGAACGTGCGCAGGCGCTGGCGCTGGCCAAGGAGCAGAGCGCGGTCAAGAGCCAATTCCTCGCCACGATGAGCCATGAGTTCCGCACGCCGCTGCACGGCATCCTCGGGCTCACGCGGCTGGCGCGCGCCGAGCATGCCGATCCGGCGCTCAAGCACCGGCTCGGTCTCATCGAGCACTCCGGGGAGCACCTGCTGCGCCTGATCAACGACCTGCTCGATGTGTCGCGCATCGAGGCCGGCCGCGTCGAGCTCCAGGAGGCGGCCTTCGACCTGGCGGCCGAGCTGGACGAGCTGGCCGACGTCTACGTCGTGCGCTGCGACGAGAAGGAGCTGGACTTCGCCGCCCGCATCGACCTGCCGTCGCCGTGCTGGGTCCTGGGCGACGTGACTCGCGTGCGCCAGGTGCTGCACAACCTGCTGGGCAACGCGATCAAGTTCACCGCGCGCGGCCGCATCGACCTGCAGGCGAGCCGCCGATCCGACGGCACGATGGAGTTCCGCGTGCAGGACTCGGGTCCGGGCATCGCCGAGGACGACCTGCCGCACATCTTCGACGCGTTCTGGCAGGCTCCCGATGTGCAGGCCGTGCGCGGCGCCGGCGCGGGCCTCGGGCTCAACATCGCGCGCGAGATCAGCCGGGCGATGGGCGGCGAGATCCTTTGCGAGAGCCAGATCGGCCGCGGAACGCAGTTCGTGCTGACGCTGCCGCTGCCGCCGCAGCCGGCCCCGCGAGGCGCGGAGACGGAGCCCGTCACGCCCGACCGGCGCGAGTTGCTGTCGCGTGCGCGTGTGCTGCTGGCCGAGGACAACGACGTCAACGCGCTGGTCATCCAGGCGATGCTCGCCCGCCACGACTGCGAGGTGACACGCGTCGCGCACGGCGCCGATGCGGTGCGCCAGGCGATGAGCGAGGCGGGCCGCCCCGACGTGATCCTGATGGACAGCCAGATGCCGGTGATGGACGGCCTGGAGGCCACGCGGCGCATCCGCGTGCTCGAGCTCGCCCAGGGCCTGCGGCGCGTGCCCATCGTCGCGCTGACCGCCAACACCGCCGACGACGACCGCCAGCAGTGCCAGCAGGCCGGCATGGATCACTTCGTCGGCAAGCCGTTCACGGAAGCCGAGCTGCTGGCCGTGCTGGGCAGCTGCCTGC